A region of [Bacteroides] pectinophilus DNA encodes the following proteins:
- the thiC gene encoding phosphomethylpyrimidine synthase ThiC, whose translation MSYTTQMDAARQGIITPQMETVAGKENMQPEELRALVAEGKVIIPCNKEHKSIDVNGIGSMLKTKINVNLGISRDCKDLDTEVKKVNEAVSMGAEAIMDLSSYGDTRAFRSKLTKECPAIIGTVPIYDAVVYYHKALKDITTEEWLDIVRMHAEDGVDFMTIHCGINKETAKKFKRNKRLMNIVSRGGSIIFAWMEMTGKENPFYEHFDDILEICREYDVTLSLGDACRPGCLKDATDASQIEELITLGELTKRAWEKDVQVMIEGPGHMPMDQIAANMKIQQTLCHGAPFYVLGPLVTDVAPGYDHITSAIGGAIAAMSGASFLCYVTPAEHLRLPDLSDVKEGIIAARIAAHAADIAKGVKGARDWDDAMGVARKKLDWEEQFKLSMDPDKARRYRAEAQPEKEDTCSMCGNFCAVKNMNRILDGEIVSIFDE comes from the coding sequence ATGAGTTACACAACACAGATGGATGCAGCAAGACAGGGGATTATAACTCCACAGATGGAGACTGTTGCAGGAAAAGAGAACATGCAGCCTGAGGAGCTCAGGGCATTAGTTGCGGAAGGAAAGGTAATTATTCCGTGTAATAAAGAGCATAAGAGCATAGACGTTAACGGAATCGGTTCAATGCTTAAGACTAAGATTAATGTAAATCTTGGTATATCCAGAGACTGCAAGGATCTTGATACAGAGGTCAAGAAGGTGAATGAGGCGGTTTCAATGGGCGCTGAAGCTATAATGGATCTGAGCTCATATGGTGATACAAGAGCTTTCCGTTCAAAGCTTACAAAAGAATGCCCTGCAATAATAGGAACAGTTCCTATTTATGATGCGGTTGTATATTATCACAAGGCACTCAAGGACATAACAACAGAGGAGTGGCTTGATATTGTGCGTATGCACGCCGAAGATGGAGTTGATTTTATGACAATCCACTGCGGAATCAATAAAGAAACAGCAAAAAAATTCAAACGCAACAAGAGACTTATGAATATTGTATCAAGAGGCGGTTCAATAATATTTGCATGGATGGAGATGACAGGCAAAGAGAATCCGTTCTATGAACATTTTGATGATATACTTGAGATATGCCGTGAATATGATGTTACATTAAGTCTGGGTGACGCATGTCGTCCGGGATGCCTTAAGGATGCAACCGATGCTTCACAGATCGAGGAGCTTATTACGCTCGGAGAGCTTACTAAGAGAGCATGGGAGAAGGATGTGCAGGTAATGATTGAAGGACCTGGACATATGCCGATGGATCAGATTGCTGCTAATATGAAGATACAGCAGACACTCTGCCACGGAGCACCTTTTTATGTACTTGGACCTCTTGTTACGGATGTAGCACCGGGATATGATCATATTACTTCTGCAATCGGCGGAGCAATTGCAGCGATGAGCGGAGCATCATTCCTGTGTTATGTCACACCGGCAGAGCATCTTCGTCTTCCTGATCTCAGTGACGTTAAGGAAGGAATCATTGCAGCAAGAATAGCAGCACATGCGGCAGATATTGCCAAAGGTGTTAAGGGCGCAAGAGACTGGGATGATGCAATGGGCGTTGCACGTAAGAAGCTTGACTGGGAAGAACAGTTCAAACTCAGCATGGATCCTGATAAGGCAAGAAGATATCGTGCAGAGGCACAGCCGGAGAAGGAAGATACATGTTCAATGTGCGGCAACTTCTGTGCAGTTAAAAATATGAACAGAATCCTTGACGGCGAGATTGTAAGTATTTTTGATGAGTGA